The Silene latifolia isolate original U9 population chromosome Y, ASM4854445v1, whole genome shotgun sequence sequence AATTTTATCCACAAGACACTCACAATCTTGCTTCCTGAGTCTTGTAGTCTGGATTGGCATACCAAGGTATTTAAATGGGATGCTCCCTTCATGAATCGATATCGCAATATCTCAGATTTAAGCTGCTCAGGTACATTCCTGAAGTAGGCATTAGATTTTGAGGCACTAACTTGCAGTCCAGAAGCATTAGAAAAGGTAGAAAAGGACTGTAACAACAACATCATAGAAGTGGCATCCCCTTTACTGAAGAGCAtgacatcatcagcaaacataagaCTAGCGAGTCTTTGTTTCTTGCACATAGGATGGTAGTGAAAATCAGGATTTGATGAAGCATACTGCAAGGAACGAGTCAGGTACTCCATACACAGCGTGAAAATCAAGGGGGAGAGAGGATCCCCCTGTCTCAAGCCCCTCTTCCCCTGGAAGTAGCCTAACATTTCTCCATTTATAGAGAGGGAGAAGGTAGTTGTAGTAATGCATTGAAGAATCATTGCTTTAAAATCAGACGGGAAATGAAGCTCCTCCAAAAGATTCTCAACAAAGCACCACTCTACAGTATCATATGCCCGCAAGTCTATTTTGAACATACATCTTGCTTTGAAGCATGAGTCCTTTCATATAGCTGATCAAATCTTGCGCGATTAAGATGTTCTCTTGAATGCTTCTTTCTTGAATAAAAGCTCCCTGGTTCTGTCCTACAATGTGAGGTAACACTTGACTAGCGGAACAAAGCGACTTTGATATAACCTTGTATAaaacattacaacaagcaattgGTCTGAATTGTAGCACACTCTTTGGCCTGTCACACTTAGGAATAAGTgtaacattcgtggagttaaagcgCTTGAGAAGTTGCACGCTTTGGAAAAAATCTTGAATCGCTCTTATAACATCCCCTCCTATCTCCCCCAAGCATCTTTGAAAAACTTACTCGTGTAACCATCTGGCCCTGGTGATTTTATATCAGGAATACTAAATAGGGCTTCTTTAATCTCCTCCCGATTCTGCCAGGTTTCCTTAGGATATGCCAGTGATCAGCAGTACAAACAGATCCTTGAGCAATGATTCTCCTATGGATCTTCTTAGTCTGTTTACTTGATCCAAGTAGAAGTTGATAGTAATCAATAAAAGCCTTGAATTTGCTCTGAGTATCACACACCTTGCCATTCATGTCCTCAATCATAACAACCTTGTTCATATTCCTTCTCCTTTTCAGCAGACCATGAAAGTATGAAGTATTTGCATCCCCATCCTTTATCCATTTATGCTTAGACTTTTGAGCAAGAAAACTTTCCCTGGCCTTAGCTAGCTCCTGCAGATGAAGAGAGGCTTCATATTCTTCAGTGATCTTTTGCACATTAGTAGGATCCCTGTTAATCCCTTCCTGCAACCCCTCCACCTTTTTCTGTAGTATAGTAGCTGCATTTTCAATATCACTGAAACACTCTTTATTCAGCTCCTTAAGAACAACTTTCATACCTTTCAAATTTTTTGCCAGTCTAAACATGGGTGTACCAGTGAAACCAGCATCCCAATTCTCCCTCACCAAAGGAATGAACTTCTCTGAACCACCCCACATGTTGTAATATTTGAAATTCCTTTTACCCTGACTGTGATTAGTGCTCTTTAATAGGCATGGCGTGTGATCCATCAAACCCTCAGGCAAAAAGTGAGCATATATATCAGAAAAGGAGTTACACCAGTCTTGATTGACCAAGAACCTATCAATTCTACTATATATACGTTCCTCAGGCTTCTGCTTATTGTTCCAGGTAAATAAGGCTCCTATTGCAGCAACATCCACCACCCCACAATCTGCAATACATCTTCTAAAAGGTTCCATTTCACCGGTGGAGTATTACCCCTACTCTCTCGATGCATTCAGTACACAGTTGAAGTCTCCTGCAATTGCCCATggcccatttaccaaattcgaaTTATTCCTCAAGCTATCCCACAGTGGCTCTCTCTCATGTTGTCCATTGAAGGCATACACCATTGTTAACCAAAAACTCCTCCTATCCACCAAAGAATCAACTTTCATATGCACATATTGGGCATTGTATTCTATCACATTGACCCTAAAGCAAGATGGCTTCCAGATTATCCAAATGCGTCCTCCAGAATGATATCCAGAGTTAGTAGTGATGCACCAAGTAGAAAAACTATTTGAAGCCTTTTGAAAGGCtttattctttatttttgtttcaagTAAACCAAATAAACCTATATTATTAGCTTGCAAAAAATTATTTATATCTCTTTGTTTGCCTACTCTATTCATTCCTCTTATGTTCCAAAAGCCTATCCTATCCATTAGATAAAATAGTATTTGAATCATTACCCATTTCAGAACTGATCTTTTTAGGAGGAGAGGCAGCAACCTCCTTATAGGAGTAAGCTCCAAAACTCTCATTACTGTACCCCTCCTTTGGTCTCTCATTGctatgcatcttcacaaacctctTTCTAGGAGTCCGGAACCCCACAGTGACTCTCCCATCCACATGATTAGTATCCTGGACTGCTGGCTCAGGAGCCCTAGCAGGGGCAGTCACCTTCTGAACAGGCCTCCATACCTTCTTAATAGGTTGCTGGCTTGATTTCTTAGGTTCCCCCTTCCTACAATTCTCCATTTCATGACCCATACCTTTACATTTCTTACAAGTTACAGGTTTCCATTCATACTCGATATCCACCTTAACCACACCTCCATT is a genomic window containing:
- the LOC141630407 gene encoding uncharacterized protein LOC141630407, yielding MEPFRRCIADCGVVDVAAIGALFTWNNKQKPEERIYSRIDRFLVNQDWCNSFSDIYAHFLPEGLMDHTPCLLKSTNHSQGKRNFKYYNMWGGSEKFIPLVRENWDAGFTGTPMFRLAKNLKGMKVVLKELNKECFSDIENAATILQKKVEGLQEGINRDPTNVQKITEEYEASLHLQELAKARESFLAQKSKHKWIKDGDANTSYFHGLLKRRRNMNKVVMIEDMNGKVCDTQSKFKAFIDYYQLLLGSSKQTKKIHRRIIAQGSVCTADHWHILRKPGRIGRRLKKPYLVFLI
- the LOC141630408 gene encoding uncharacterized protein LOC141630408 — its product is MPNGIFLVRFKTLEMKDIVLSSGHYLFDNKPMIVKPWEKDMVMNKENVKTVPAWIKIHNLPIKFWGKGLPKITNLVGKYVKCDVATEERTRLGYVRVMVELQVDQQLPKCVSFKDENGGVVKVDIEYEWKPVTCKKCKGMGHEMENCRKGEPKKSSQQPIKKVWRPVQKVTAPARAPEPAVQDTNHVDGRVTVGFRTPRKRFVKMHSNERPKEGYSNESFGAYSYKEVAASPPKKISSEMGLFGLLETKIKNKAFQKASNSFSTWCITTNSGYHSGGRIWIIWKPSCFRVNVIEYNAQYVHMKVDSLVDRRSFWLTMVYAFNGQHEREPLWDSLRNNSNLVNGPWAIAGDFNCVLNASRE